One Tetrapisispora phaffii CBS 4417 chromosome 3, complete genome DNA segment encodes these proteins:
- the RSC9 gene encoding Rsc9p (similar to Saccharomyces cerevisiae RSC9 (YML127W); ancestral locus Anc_8.866) — protein MDNFQPMVNTQVMGENTEVTNGNMFSNMAATPIRVSRNESSGLVDFSGFTATSTSSVASTLAKLNIFQNLPKETSKGVDGLSRMKMSVQSNLPEEIKWGLKKYLAYSNKAPYLISLKDMPDLLPIFKAFIQSMVPIVDNFDKPITINAKDEVSNADPLTVLQFGLNSLLILRNLAQDTDSVQVLVKDSSIKEFILFILTKYETLFINKDTEKQIYHSNVSFANELIHYVLDIMEAVSSYMAPAKLDDPFFKSLITLLNYTKDRYLVISILRSLSRLLVRSKSDELSAAENLDEKSLSAIVSFLLIDCDIELVTASLDFLYQYILPGNERISKLINDPIRMTQLSAILPKLLTSNIPLPNYEQIDNHEIRLIKRLKPAPPKDAPPIDDKLFNELIAIQEPLRSIMWLRCCFEPINEAEVTQITLWRTYEAKFSLAVREKTGKKLLPAVEFIKNVSNAFSNASAMVITDPATSKKRFVIKGIQPRFTSLSLREAEEEHAKRITNSSSDIKKSVNNNITEEDDTIKPVEQNVLPELVFPQKLSDISNATATFLCLLSNDTKGHGLQFCQSIKPLIIHKLVNVPPLTTALSEYMENTKLL, from the coding sequence ATGGATAATTTTCAGCCTATGGTTAACACCCAGGTTATGGGTGAAAACACAGAGGTCACGAATGGAAATATGTTTTCAAACATGGCTGCTACTCCTATCAGAGTCTCTAGAAACGAGTCCAGTGGGTTAGTTGATTTTTCTGGTTTCACTGCTACCTCGACTAGCTCTGTTGCTTCTACACTAGCTAAGttgaatattttccaaaacTTACCAAAAGAAACTTCAAAAGGTGTTGATGGATTAAGTAGAATGAAGATGTCGGTGCAAAGCAATCTTCCAGAAGAGATCAAATGGGGgttgaaaaaatatctgGCCTATAGTAACAAAGCTCCGTATTTAATTAGTTTAAAGGACATGCCAGATCTATTACCAATATTTAAAGCATTTATCCAATCAATGGTACCAATTGTGGATAACTTTGATAAGCCGATAACAATCAATGCCAAGGATGAGGTAAGTAATGCTGATCCATTGACAGTTTTGCAGTTTGGTTTGAACTCATTGTTGATTTTAAGAAACTTAGCTCAAGATACAGACTCAGTTCAAGTTTTAGTTAAAGATAGTTCCATCAAGGAATtcatattgtttattttaacaaaatatgaaactttatttataaacaaAGATACAGAAAAACAGATTTACCATTCAAACGTATCATTCGCTAATGAGTTGATTCATTACGTTTTAGATATAATGGAAGCAGTTTCCTCCTACATGGCTCCAGCTAAACTGGATGatccattttttaaatcattgATCACATTGTTAAATTACACGAAAGATAGATACTTGGTTATCTCTATCCTTAGATCCCTGTCTCGATTACTTGTTAGGTCAAAATCGGATGAATTAAGTGCCGCTGAGAATTTAGATGAAAAGAGCTTGTCTGCAATTGtctcatttttattaattgattgtGATATCGAATTGGTTACAGCTTCGTTGGATTTCTTATATCAGTATATTTTACCAGGAAACGAAAGAATAAGTAAACTAATAAATGATCCTATCAGAATGACTCAATTATCAGCCATATTaccaaaattattaactaGTAATATACCACTCCCAAATTATGAACAAATTGATAATCATGAAATTAGATTAATCAAACGTTTAAAGCCAGCACCACCAAAAGATGCTCCACCTATCGATGACAAATTATTCAACGAATTGATTGCGATCCAAGAACCATTAAGGTCTATTATGTGGTTAAGATGTTGTTTTGAACCAATTAATGAAGCAGAAGTAACTCAAATTACCTTGTGGAGAACATATGAAGCAAAATTTTCACTGGCTGTACGTGAAAAGACTGGTAAAAAGCTACTACCAGCTGttgaatttatcaaaaatgttTCTAATGCTTTCAGTAATGCATCTGCAATGGTGATAACAGACCCTGCCACTAgtaaaaaaagatttgtAATTAAAGGTATACAACCTCGTTTCACTTCTTTGAGCTTAAGGGAAGCCGAGGAAGAACATGCTAAAAGAATTACAAATTCATCTTCTGATATTAAGAAATCtgtcaataataatataactgAAGAAGATGACACAATAAAACCTGTAGAGCAAAACGTCTTACCGGAACTCGTATTCCCACAAAAATTATCTGATATATCTAATGCTACCGCAACATTCCTTTGCTTGTTATCTAACGACACAAAGGGACATGGTTTACAATTTTGTCAAAGCATTAAACCATTGATTATACATAAATTAGTTAACGTTCCTCCTTTAACTACAGCTCTGTCAGAATATATGGAAAATACGAAGTTATTATGA